The following are from one region of the Streptomyces decoyicus genome:
- the corA gene encoding magnesium/cobalt transporter CorA codes for MPSVIVDSAIYRDGRRAECATDFSRALEEARAKGDAFLWLGMHEPTEEEFVLVSSEFGLHPLAVEDALKAHQRPKLEVYDDSLFMVLKPITYDDQADTVTASELMVFVGEAFVVTVRHGEASPLATVRRRLEEHPEILRHGPGAVLYAVSDAVVDHYIEVSAELQLDLEELEAEVFAPVRGRDTKNTAAEIYAFKREVLEFRRATGPLAEPMARLQSPGVPFVHDHARPFFRDVDDHLTRANESVEGLDRLLSDILSAHLAQMGVRQNDDMRKISAWAALAAVPTLIAGIYGMNFDYMPELKWHLGYPTILLVMVIIEVSLYRLFKRRGWL; via the coding sequence ATGCCAAGTGTGATCGTGGACAGCGCCATCTACCGGGACGGCCGCCGCGCCGAGTGTGCGACCGACTTCTCCCGTGCGCTGGAGGAGGCGCGGGCCAAGGGGGACGCCTTCCTGTGGCTGGGGATGCACGAGCCGACGGAGGAGGAGTTCGTCCTCGTCAGCAGCGAATTCGGGCTGCACCCGCTGGCCGTCGAGGACGCGCTCAAGGCACACCAGCGGCCCAAGCTGGAGGTCTATGACGACTCGCTGTTCATGGTGCTGAAGCCGATCACCTACGACGACCAGGCCGACACGGTGACCGCGTCGGAGCTGATGGTCTTCGTGGGCGAGGCGTTCGTCGTCACCGTCCGGCACGGGGAGGCCAGCCCGCTGGCGACGGTGCGGCGCCGGCTGGAGGAGCACCCGGAGATCCTGCGGCACGGTCCGGGGGCGGTGCTGTACGCGGTCAGTGACGCGGTGGTGGACCACTACATCGAGGTGTCCGCCGAACTCCAGCTGGATCTGGAGGAGTTGGAGGCGGAGGTGTTCGCCCCGGTACGCGGCCGGGACACCAAGAACACCGCCGCCGAGATCTATGCGTTCAAGCGCGAGGTGCTCGAATTCCGCCGGGCGACCGGCCCGTTGGCGGAGCCGATGGCCCGCCTGCAGAGTCCCGGGGTGCCGTTCGTACACGACCACGCCCGGCCCTTCTTCCGAGATGTCGACGACCATCTCACCCGCGCCAACGAGTCGGTGGAGGGCCTGGACCGGCTGCTCTCGGACATCCTCTCCGCCCATCTGGCGCAGATGGGCGTACGGCAGAACGACGACATGCGCAAGATCTCGGCCTGGGCGGCGCTGGCGGCCGTGCCGACCCTGATCGCCGGTATCTACGGCATGAACTTCGACTACATGCCGGAGCTGAAGTGGCATCTGGGCTATCCGACGATTCTGCTGGTGATGGTCATCATCGAGGTGTCGCTGTACCGGCTGTTCAAGCGCCGCGGCTGGCTGTGA